ctagaataggtcctaactagtgtccgatcagcttcggagcgactggacctccaggtgctctctaggcgtcttctccggcgtttcatctccctcagcccctcggagaaccaaggggccggacgagatctacgccgggtcagaggccgcaaaggggcGACactgtccagggccccggccgtggcccgctcccaggccacgaccagttcctcagtcgtgccgtgggccagatcctcagggaatggcccaagctccgtctggaacctctcagggtccatcaggcgcctgggacggaaccaccgtatattggaaaactgctattatgtcttccctaatccttcttttcattaaactagacatacccagttcctgcaaccattcttcttatgtttaacctcgagtcccctaatcatctttgttgctcttctctgcactctttctagagtcttttttacatcacggcgaccaaaactgaatgcaatattccaagtgtggccttaccaaggcatcataaagtggtattaacacttcacctaatcttgattctatccctctgtttatgcagcctagaactgggttggctttttgggcagctgctgcacacatgaTGCTCCAAACTACCAAATAACTGTATATTTTTTGGCATTTTGTACAAGAGATCAGATACACCAAGTTCAGAAGTTCAACTGTGTGTTCAGATTTTCCTTGGACCTGATAATAAAAACGACAACCTGCCTCAACAGATCTTTCAACGCTTCCTGAACTTGTTGGTTCCTCAAGCTGTAAATGAAAGGATTGAGCAAAGGAGAAACAATCGTGTTGAGAATGGCCACTATTTTGCCAAACTCCACTCTGCCTGCCTGGGATGGGCTGATATAAAGGAAGATGCAGCTCCCGTAGGTGATGGACACAACCACGAAGTGAGAGGCACAGGTGGAAAAAGCTTTCTTTCTCCCTGTAGCAGACGGGATATTCAAGACGGTTCTGACTATGTTGATGTAGGAAGCCACTGAAACAGTCAAAGTCCCCAGCAAGGAAAGCGCAGCGGTGATGAACCCAAAAAGTTCGAGAAATCTCTTGTCCCCACATAAGAGTTGGAACAAGGGTGTGTAGTCACAAAAGAAGTGGTCCAGGATGTTTGAGTCGCACATTGGAAGCTGTAGGAGGATCACAAAGGAGCCAATGATGATGAGGAAGCTTCCAATCCAGCAACAAGAAACCAGCAAGGTGCATAAACTCTTGTGCATGATGGATGGGTAGCGTAAGGGGTTACAGATGGCCAGGTATCTATCGTAGGACATGACAGCTAAAAGGAAGAACTCTGTGGTACCCAGATGAAAGTACATGTAAGACTGTATGACGCAACCAACGTAGAGAATGTTTTTATGGCCCGTCAGCAAGTGGGACAAGGTTTGAGGGGTGACAGTGGTGGTGAAACCAATTTCCACAATGGAGAAATTCCAAAGGAAAAAATACATCGGGGTCTGTAGACGATGGTCCAGGTTAGTCAGGATGATAATCACAAAATTTCCTGTGATGGTCAATAAGTAGGCAAAGAGAAGGATGGCGAAGAACAAGAGCTGCAGTTTCCGAACGTCCGTGAAACCAAGAAGTATGAACTCGCTAATTCTCGATTCGTTACTTTTCATGGTTACGATAGAACTCTGATCAGGAATTGAATAGAAGAAAGCAATTAGTCCACCTAATATGAATATTCTGCTCAATAACTGCCCACCTGCCTTCAAAACGCTGCTCTAAGTACAGACGTTGGAtgtgatgtaatttttttttaattaatagtgTCCTAAAAAGGACTCTTCCATCTCTGGTTCCACAAGATAATTTTCCCTTTCTGGGAAAGGAAAATCTATAACATGGTACAGAAACAAAGTGAAAACAAACTACTCAATGATCTTAGAATGCAACAAAGGGCACCTAACAGCTTGACAAAATCTAGAAAAGAAATGTCAGTAATGAAATGCAATATTCCCATTCTGTTCTgaactaaattaaataaatccaCCAGAAAATGTTAATTGGAATGATTTCTACTTCAGCTTCCAACACCTTCAAAATGGGATTTGTATCTTGCACCATTGAAAGGACAATATTATAGTAAAATCTTATAAAAGACTATGTATCatactgtcatctgcacctctataactgtcttgttcggttctgcaacccaacaagacagatatagatttcagaggatattcagaactgcagaaaaaacaattgctaccaacttgccttcccttgaggatctgtatactgcatgaatcaaaaagagggctgtgaaaatatttacagacccctcacatcctggacataaaactgtttcaactcctaccctcaaaacgatgctatatagcactgcacaccagaataactagacacaaggacagttttttcctgaacatcatcactctcctaaacaaataattccctcaacactgtcaaactattgactaaatttgcactactattaatcttctcattggtcCCATCAACTATCCCCTTCCATttaagactgtaactttgttgcttgtatccgtaCTATTTTTACTgaaactgattgtttcctgattgcttatttgtaccctctgactatcattaaatgttgtaccttatgattcttgactaatgtatcttttcttttatgtactctgagagcttatgcaccaagacaaattccttgtgtgtccaatcacacttggccaataaagaattctattctattctattctattctattctattctattctattctattctattctattctattctattatttactTAAAGAAGAATCTAGTACTTTAAATTCTAGATTAGAcatctctgttgttgttgttttatttaaccATGTAGTAGTATTTTCATTACTCATGTAGTTGGGCTGCATTGCTTTTATCCAATCAATCAAACAACCAAAcaatcagaagagagctggaagagaccttaaaggtcctccagtccaaccctcGGTTCCAGCaggggaccctacaccatttcagacaactgactgtcttttcatcttctcctttttctcatcttctcatcctcCTTACTACCTTCTAGTATTGGTATCTTACcatttatcacttgttgtttgtatcttacgaTTCATGATTGTAACTTATGGTTTATGATCTGCgacttatcactttgttgcttgcatgtaCACCGAGACCTTAGGCATCAGAGACAAATACACTTGACCCATAAAGAATATTCCGATTCCTACTTCTGAAAAAGTTCATGCAATTCCTAAGCTAAGAAATCTTTGCCCTTCTGGGAAAGTATAACATATACTCACATTTTATATCTGAAGAAAAAATAGAGGAATGATGGGTTTCTCAGAATCCATGTGTCCATGTGTTTTTCTTTGCCAAACATCAGTTGAaacttctatttaaaaaaaagattgttaaaTGCTAGAGTATACTGTGGTTCACGTGCACAAATGAAAAGATGAATAAGAGCGTGTGGAAATATTCAGGTAGCAGGTTTGATTCCATCAAAGAAATGTTTTCTTCCCTGAGACCTGCAGAAGGCATCCAGGAGAAGTTGAAAAAGATGCATTTGCTTTAAGCAATGGACAGATGCTATATTGGTGTCCCTAATGGATTCTGGTTGGCATTCTTAGGAGGGGAAAAATGCAGTCTCTTGAGTTACTTCTCCACTACTATAATCTCCTCGAGGCTATAGAATCCAGAGAGAAACTTTTGAGAACTTTCTAccatagatattttatttatttatttatttatttagtcacaaaaatatatataagtatcatacaaagaagattatatagtgtataaacatatatatgagtaaatattaggagaaataagcatatatatatatatatatatatatatatatatatgttttctgaggttttcacgggtgtttgtatataggtctttggttgttcgggttttctcccgtgtaaaattggaagtgtcttggcgacgtttcgacgaagtctcattcgtcatcttcaggcttcagcttcgtgcttctgggagcaatgtgtgatcgcagctgtttcttccttttaacttctagatccccactagcagttaaaaggaagaaacagctgcgatcatgcTCCAACTGCTGAAGCCTGAATGACGAATGGTTTCGTTGAATGAACTTTGtcgacgtcgccaagacactcaattcaggtatatatatatatatatatatatgtctttggttattcgggttttctccgcgtaaaattggaagtgtcttggcggcgtttcggaagtctcattcgtcatcttcaggcttcagcttgtgcttctgggagcaatgtgtgactgcagctgtttcacatgttgctcccagaagcaaccaATGAGAATGGTTTCGTTGAATGAACTTTGtcgacgtcgccaagacactcaatTCTGTACGcaaccctcttaggaatggggtgaggtcaatattagaaagtttttggttaaagcttttggtatTATggaaagagactacagagtcaggtgaagtattccaagcactgatgattctgttacagaagtcatattttctgcaatctagattaaagcggttaacattaagtttaaatctattggttgctcttgtattattgcaattaaagctgaagtagtctttaacaggaaggacattacagtagatgattctatgagttaaatttaggtcttgtcgaaggcgacagtgTTGAACAAATCCTGATGCCCTTTCTTGAGTGGTAAtccttcttcatttaaaaatttcaaaattgGGGAATTTACCTGAACTCAAACAACATGGGCTCTGCCTTAGTTCTACTAAAGGCGCTTTTCACCTAACCCaagacatgtctatggagattcagggtgtgtcagggttccaagtaataacccCAAAGCCACCAAAACTCTAAgtccttgagtttcctcaaagaatatatttatttgggatgttagaatagaatagaatagaatagaatagaatagaatagaatagaatagaatagaatagaatagaatagaatagaatagaatagaatagaatagaatagaattttttattggccaagtgtgattggacacacaaggaatttgtctttggtacatatgctcttactgtacgtaaaagaaaagatatgttcatcaagaattctaaggtagttTAGCTTTTAACTTTTAACTAAAAAATTCTGGCAGCAAATCAGAAACTGTTTAGAAGAGATGTTAATGGTCAAAATACAGATCAAACCAGACCACTATTTTCTTACTGTccatgatggatggcaaatacaataaaaatgtaaCCTACTTAACATTACATATATTAACCGCGGCAAGATTAGCGTTTGCTCAAAAATGGACgtgtaaagaaataccctcagaagaagaagtaacAAGCAAAATGtacaactgtgcagagatggacagacttactttagaactcaaagacaaaagctaatcaaggtactatgaggtctggagtaaattgTACGACTGGCTGGATgggaggaagaatgccaaaaacaagagataatgaatgtctggaaatgtatatagcaacgtatattgtacttgtgagggtataatagatttattaaatatgtatatagttgtaggggtagtagtaatacagtatatacttgatatataaggaattaggagatatagggcatagggccgggctacttacgggactgtctgctgccaccgaatgcttcccaccgacccgtgcgctctcacagggagggactcctcagggtgccgttggccaggcagtgccgactggcaacgcccaggggaagggccttctctgtgggggctcccaccctctggaacgagcttcccccaggactttgccaacttcctgaccttcgaatcttccaccgcgagcttaagacacatctatttatctgcgcaggactggactagattttttaaatttttaaatgcttaaattttaaatttggttttatatggggttttattatttatatctttattttaaatattcggcctatgtaatcagttttttaaattaatgttttactttgtatatatatatttttaatatggctgtaaaccgccctgagtccctagggagatagggcggtataaaagtatgaataataaataaataaataaataaataaataaataaataaataaataaataaataaataaataaatatgtaaatttgTGTATAGACTGAGggatatatgatatagtaacttgaacttgacgtaaatgttagaaaccagagatgtagagcaatgtccattgtttctgtttgtttttaaaaccaataacatttttctaaaaaaaaaaaagaattctaaggtacaacacttaatgatagtcataggatacaaataagcaatcaggaaacaatcaatatcaacataTTGGCACGGCTGGTGAAAAGCCGACTCTGAAGGCCCCAGGATTTGCTacccaaatagcaatagcacttagacctactgtatataccacttcacaatgctttaaagccctctctaagcagtttaccgagtcagcctattgcccctaatcatctgggtcctcattttaccaacctcggaaggatgaaaggctgagtcaaccttgagtctggtgggatttgaactgctgaactgctggcagccagcattcagcagaagtagcctgcagtactgcactctaaccactgcgccaccacagctcaaatTAGTCAAAAGCTCCTGCCCTCCAGTTCATTGATCACATGGGCCAATCAGGTCATCCTCCCAGTTCTGGTTGACAATGGTTCAAGCCCCACAAACTCATTTATGGCCCATCAAAAGTTGGGACAAGGTTTGGGGAGTGACAGCACTGGTAAATCCAATTTCCAAACTAGAAAAATTCCAGAGGAAGAAATACATTGTTGTCTGTAGCCGGTAGTCTATATTAGCCAGGATGATAATCAGAGCATTTCCAGTAATTGTGGAAAAGtaggaaaagaaaaggataatGAAGAACAAAACCTGCAGTATCCGAACGTCCGTGAAACCAAGAAGTATGAACTTGCTGGTTCTCGATTCATTACTTTTCATGGTTACGATAGAATGGATCAGAAATTGATAGAAGATTCTTTCATGCAATATTAATATTCCTCTGAGTTACTTTgcttttaaaccagtggtgaaatgtaaaatgtgttactaccagttctgtgggcgtggcttggtggtgggggtaatgtgagtgggtgggctttttttttacttttaaaagcatattttctgtaatctctttagctgaagaggttgtaaaaaaatgcttttaaaaggctctgacgatccccgctgagttgcctgattgtcagagatttttctttcttttaaaagcattttttttgcctttaaaagaaaaagaagcctgtgacgatcaggcaactgatcgttaaaaagaaaaaaatcctctgatgatcgtgaggctcagctgggatcgccagagtcttttaaaagcacttttttacaacctcttcggccgacgaggttgtagaaaaaatacttttaaaagtctctgatgatctcagctgagcctcacgatcatcagagacttttaaaagcattttttcagccgaaaatCTGTagatctttgtggcaactcctaagatattggaacactgctatcatgtttcccctagaccttcttttcattaaaccagacgtacccagttcctgcaaccgttcttcatatgttttagcctctagtcccctaatcatctttgtattaatgtttttttaatgtgctccattaatgtcttgtttgttttgtgGTTGggtttcgttgttgttgttgtttctgttacattttttggagttttgtattttaaactttttttaataaaataaaaaattgaaaaaactgtgtgtgttttaatacagaggaatatttttttttaaagaaattggttTATTCCACAGCGTATAAGAATAAAACTTAGCTTTCAAACCCCTTGTTCTCAATTAAGGTTACTGAAGGTCAAGCATGAAGTTtaataactttctttctttctcttattccCCAGAAAATTAATTAACAGGTTAAGAATTAATAATGGGAAACTTCTGGTCTACCGAGGCCCTTCAGTTTACTTTGTTTTACTATAATTAATAAAGAAAGTAAGAATTAGATAGAAGGGCTTGCAATGGCTTAATAAGCTGCATTTCATTTTCTAAAGTCTAAATCTTACAGCAATCCTTTTGCATAGTCTTTACTATGAAATCAATGGGAAGCATCTGTATAGTAAATATCAGTATGTCGAATCACAccagaaaaaatcaataaaaatagttAACGACAATTTAATGTATCACTAATGTCAATGTgcttattttaaagaaaactgaATCTCCATATACCACAAATTAAGTTAACTTATTTTCGCAGTACTGCTTCTTTTCCTGCACTTTCCTTTCTCTACTTATTTTAATGGATCATGCAAAGAAtttaaatagggaaaaaaaaagttactagAGATAAATAGAAGCCATAAATAGATCCATCTCTTATTACTCTAATAAGACTAACTGGGAAACAGTTATCACATTTTCGAATTATAGATATGATCTCCTTGCATCCATgtctttttattgtttgtaaaagaatacaaaagaaaataaaggaaaatattaggggacgtagtggctcagtgaataagacggtgagcttgtcgatcgaaaggttggcagttcagcagttcgaatcccaagtgctgcataatggggtgagctccggttacttgtcccagcttctgacaacctagcagttcgaaaccacgtaaaaatgcaagtggaaaaaatagggaccagctttggtgggaaggtaacagcgttccgtgctcctttggcattgagtcatgccggccacatgaccacggagacgtctttggacagcgctggctcttcagctttgaaacggagatgagcaccaccccctagagtcaggaacgactagcacatacgtgcaaggggaacctttaccttaaaagaatacaaaagaaaataagggaaaatattaacagattaacagagttggaaggaaccttgtagatcATTTAGTCCAGTGatcggcaatcttaaacactcaaagagccacaaaagtcctaactgaagcccccattcaattctggagccagccGGAAGTCCATAGAGTCTCCccctagcacagcatcctttttcctctacctgtcctaaccgaaacccCTTGTTGTGTCACACACCCCACTctgacgaatgagtcaaggaagtccgtgacaaacttggcaacgaagcctctgcagcttgccaagttccttcgaggtttatcagggcaggcaggagtccaagttgtgactttagCGAGAGGGTAAGActcaataagactttgcttgactcaaggttggaatgccaaaagcaggtcctttatataggctgtggggtgtggctccatgactcagcatttatccaggcctgtccctcccttccttctgctggcatcgcctctcagatctccggaagcgaggatcctcccactttgaattgtcttcagctggatctgctgtctgggaaagggaggggtcacaaGAAGTAGGCCCGaacaattccaatacctggctggcttccagctctgatggctgagccaaaggaacacatgctgtatgagtgatgTTTAtagggcttgtcctcccactcctggaatcctctccgggcatggggccaaggccgggggctggaggcatgacaggccgttcatcttcattatcagactcggagtctgataaaaggcccggttggagacgggaggggcccagctgaggagaggagggaggacgagtcacaacactcctATCAGTTGTGGAGCCCACCAGCAACAGGGAGGTacagcagcagagggatgaaagagccacatgtggctccaaagCCACGGGTTGCTGATCCCTGATCTAGTCTGACCTGTcacccgagcaggagaccctgcaccatttctgacaaatggcagtccaatctcttctcatcactagaggctttcactagaaagcctctagtgatgacgCTCCATCTATCTAAGATGCTGGTCCatagccagaaaaaaaaatggccttgGTTTGGAAATCTCATCCTCTGACTTTCCTAATAGAATAACGGAATTGGAAGGGGTCTTTTAGCCTAGCCCCCTGCTCATCCTGGAAAccatgtctaatctcttcttaaaaacctccagtgttggagcattcacacttTCTGAACGCAAGTTgtcccattgattaattgttctatctgtcaggaaatttctccttagttctgggttgtttctctccttgattagtttccattcatggcttcttgtcctgacttcagatgctttggaaaatagtttgactttgtcttctttgtggcaggcccttagatattggaacactgctatcacacctagtccttcttttcattcaactcttcATACTCAATTCCTACAACTATTCATCATTagttttagcctccactcccctaatcactacctgactctgtggtctcttcccaaaatccccaaagttttaaccaaagactatctactgttgacctcaccccattcctaagaggtctgtaaggggcatgcataagagcaccagtgtgcctaccgttcctgtcctaatgttccctttgattgtatcaattcgtatggttatttcatgcttatacttatatatactgttgtgtttgacaaataaataaataaaaataaataaataaatcatcattgttgctattctctgcactctttctagcatctcaacctcttttttatattgcagcaaccaaaactggatgcagcattcaagtatccttctttccttccttccttccttccttccttccttccttccttccttccttccttccttccttccatacacacacacacacacacatacatacatacatacatacatacatacatacatacatacatggggtgaaatccagcaggttctgacaggttctagagaaccagtggtggaaattttgagtaatttggagaactggcaaataccacctctggctggttggggtgggaatggaaattttacaatatccgtccctgtcctactgttccctttagttgtattcattttatgtattcaattcatgcttatacttatatatattatttaatatgtatttgacaaaataaatgaataaataaatgatgaagaGAAACACAAAACTCGTGGCTCATAAATTTTGGGGTGTGTGCAAGAAGAAGGACTACAACAAGTAGGGAGATCATAAAGAAATATAATCACAGAGCCCAGGAAAGGAGAAATATTTGTGATTCTTATGGGTGGAAAGATCGATGTCAAAAGGAGGGGAACCCTGTTAGATGTTAATCCAATATTACTTTATCTGGTTGGCAGATGGAAAGTGATAGATTGACATAACACAATGCCTACGTTTCCCTATATTCTTGCTTCTCTTTTGGTGTCTTGCAACCTTCTAAATTATGTTGTCACCTGAATCCAACGCAGTTGTTTAGACTTCACATGTATTGAGTTTGAGGTTCTTGAAGTCAAGGGGGCTATCTCTATGCATTTTGTTCCACCTCCTATATACACAAAGGCATACAGAGGCACACATAtaagactatctatctatctatctatctatctatctatctatctatctatctatctatctatcatctatctatctatctatctatctatccatctatcatagatagatagatagaattctttattggccaagtgtgattggacacacaaggaatttgtctttggtgcatatgctctcagtgtacataaaatgacAAGATATACTTGTCAAGAATCACAggacacaacacccagtgacagtcatatagTACAATAAGTAATCAAGGAAATCTATAAggaaatcatctatctatctatctatctatctatctatctatctatctatctatctatcatctatctatctatcatccaaccagaggtgggtttcagcaggttcggaccagttctggagaaccggtagtggaaaatttgagtagttcagagaaccggtagtaaaaattctgactggccccgcctccatctattctctgccttccaagtcccagctgatcaggaggaaatggggattttgcaataaccttcccctggattggggagggaatggagattttacagtatcatttccctgccacacccaccaagccatgcccacagaaccggtagtaaaaaaaatttgaaacccgccattgcatccatctatctttc
Above is a window of Ahaetulla prasina isolate Xishuangbanna chromosome 4, ASM2864084v1, whole genome shotgun sequence DNA encoding:
- the LOC131197879 gene encoding olfactory receptor 6C1-like → MKSNESRISEFILLGFTDVRKLQLLFFAILLFAYLLTITGNFVIIILTNLDHRLQTPMYFFLWNFSIVEIGFTTTVTPQTLSHLLTGHKNILYVGCVIQSYMYFHLGTTEFFLLAVMSYDRYLAICNPLRYPSIMHKSLCTLLVSCCWIGSFLIIIGSFVILLQLPMCDSNILDHFFCDYTPLFQLLCGDKRFLELFGFITAALSLLGTLTVSVASYINIVRTVLNIPSATGRKKAFSTCASHFVVVSITYGSCIFLYISPSQAGRVEFGKIVAILNTIVSPLLNPFIYSLRNQQVQEALKDLLRQVVVFIIRSKENLNTQLNF